A single region of the Lysinibacillus sp. B2A1 genome encodes:
- the mltG gene encoding endolytic transglycosylase MltG, protein MNNGSKKQEMFSKMQERKSEVKIVRKIVAIIAIVFVLLLVIVGFLGYNYVKSALKPVDPDATKTIAVEVPIGSSLSSISALLEKKGVIKDAQVFKYYAKFKNESQFQAGNYDLTKAMTLDELIKSLKTGKVYRKPVFTMTIPEGLTLEQIGNIVEKKTPYTQKEFMDLVTSDAFVQQMMANYPELVTDAVLADNIRYDLEGYLFPATYSYFEEKPSLESIIEEMIGAMNKVVKNYSDLLAEKQMSVHQLVTFASLLEEEATAQTDRETIASVFYNRLDQGMPLQTDPTVLYALGSHKNRVLYEDLEVENAYNTYKNKGLPPGPIAGAGKSSIEAALNPSSTDYLYFLADKEGVNHFSKTYDEHLQKVEKYLRKTE, encoded by the coding sequence GTGAATAACGGTTCAAAAAAACAAGAAATGTTTTCAAAAATGCAAGAAAGAAAATCTGAGGTAAAAATCGTGAGAAAAATCGTTGCTATTATAGCTATTGTTTTTGTTCTACTATTAGTGATTGTTGGTTTCCTTGGCTACAATTATGTAAAGAGTGCCCTCAAACCAGTGGATCCAGATGCAACAAAAACAATTGCCGTTGAAGTACCAATTGGCTCAAGTTTAAGCTCTATTTCTGCCTTATTAGAGAAAAAAGGCGTTATTAAAGATGCCCAAGTATTTAAATATTATGCAAAGTTTAAAAATGAATCTCAGTTCCAGGCAGGAAATTATGATTTAACAAAGGCAATGACGCTAGATGAGCTAATCAAAAGTTTAAAAACAGGAAAGGTATATCGTAAGCCAGTCTTTACGATGACAATTCCTGAAGGCTTAACGCTTGAACAAATCGGTAATATAGTGGAGAAGAAAACGCCATATACCCAGAAGGAATTTATGGACCTAGTAACAAGTGATGCATTTGTTCAACAGATGATGGCGAACTATCCTGAGCTTGTGACAGATGCAGTTTTAGCTGACAATATTCGCTATGATTTAGAAGGCTATCTTTTCCCCGCAACTTATTCTTACTTTGAAGAGAAGCCATCATTAGAATCAATCATAGAAGAAATGATTGGGGCAATGAATAAGGTTGTGAAGAATTACAGCGACCTACTTGCAGAAAAACAGATGTCTGTACATCAATTAGTAACATTTGCTTCATTACTAGAAGAAGAAGCTACTGCTCAAACAGATCGTGAAACTATTGCAAGTGTATTCTATAATCGTCTCGATCAAGGAATGCCGCTTCAAACTGATCCAACAGTTTTATATGCACTTGGCTCTCATAAGAATCGGGTGCTATATGAAGATTTAGAGGTAGAAAATGCTTACAATACTTACAAAAACAAAGGTCTGCCACCTGGTCCAATTGCAGGTGCAGGGAAGTCTTCTATTGAAGCAGCACTGAATCCAAGCAGCACAGATTATCTCTACTTCTTAGCGGATAAAGAGGGCGTAAACCACTTCTCTAAAACCTATGATGAACATTTGCAAAAAGTGGAAAAATATTTACGAAAGACAGAGTAA
- a CDS encoding acyl-CoA dehydrogenase, which translates to MIDIFIRNEREQKLVQYAQSLAKQIEKTANQYDESGEFPFEHFRILEDAGYFRLTVPKKYGGEEISLYEMLLVQEQLAKGDASTALSVGWHLLTFLNVREAKTWPEPIFAELSRKAVEEGSLLNIINSERGKGNISRGSLPGTIAKKVPGGYHITGEKAFASLAPILKQFTIIAYLEEENLTAEFLITKNEQVEIVETWDAMGMRATGSHDIIFHDTFVPEDALLYRHRLNEVNRFLADGRVYSLEIPAVYLGVAGAARDYAIDFAKNTYSHSLENTIAHASHVQQKIGEIEVLYQTARRTLYSIAAQVEQNPALKEQLSESVSIAKYVICNHAIDIVTKAMQVVGGRSLSKENKIQRLFRDVQCSRFNPPADDVVITQLAMGLLIDKKQGTFQL; encoded by the coding sequence ATGATTGATATTTTTATTCGTAATGAACGGGAGCAAAAACTCGTTCAGTATGCTCAGAGTTTAGCAAAACAAATTGAGAAAACGGCTAATCAATATGATGAGAGTGGTGAATTTCCGTTTGAGCACTTTCGGATTTTAGAGGATGCAGGTTATTTTCGATTAACAGTGCCAAAAAAATATGGGGGAGAAGAAATTTCTCTCTATGAAATGTTATTAGTACAGGAGCAATTAGCTAAAGGCGATGCTTCTACTGCATTATCTGTCGGCTGGCATTTATTAACGTTTTTGAATGTTCGTGAGGCGAAAACATGGCCAGAGCCTATATTCGCAGAATTAAGCCGAAAAGCTGTTGAAGAAGGCTCTCTATTGAATATTATTAACAGTGAACGTGGAAAAGGGAATATTTCTCGAGGAAGTTTACCTGGTACGATTGCTAAAAAAGTGCCAGGGGGATATCACATTACTGGTGAAAAGGCATTTGCTTCCTTAGCACCGATTTTAAAACAATTCACCATTATTGCTTATCTAGAAGAAGAAAATCTAACAGCTGAGTTTCTCATTACTAAAAATGAACAGGTGGAAATTGTGGAAACATGGGATGCGATGGGCATGAGGGCGACAGGCAGCCATGATATTATTTTTCATGATACATTTGTACCAGAGGACGCATTGCTGTATAGACATCGCCTAAATGAAGTCAATCGTTTCTTAGCGGATGGTCGTGTCTATTCGTTAGAAATTCCAGCCGTTTACTTAGGAGTAGCAGGTGCAGCAAGAGATTATGCCATTGATTTTGCTAAAAATACGTATTCACATAGCTTAGAAAATACAATCGCTCATGCCAGCCATGTTCAACAAAAGATCGGTGAAATAGAGGTACTTTATCAAACTGCACGAAGAACTCTGTATAGTATTGCAGCGCAGGTAGAACAAAATCCAGCTCTTAAGGAGCAGCTATCAGAGTCTGTAAGTATTGCGAAGTATGTTATTTGCAACCACGCGATAGATATTGTAACAAAGGCTATGCAGGTTGTAGGTGGACGAAGTTTATCGAAGGAAAACAAAATCCAACGTCTATTTAGAGATGTTCAATGCAGCCGCTTTAATCCTCCAGCAGATGATGTGGTTATTACTCAACTTGCGATGGGATTACTGATCGATAAGAAGCAAGGAACTTTTCAATTATAG
- a CDS encoding phosphate ABC transporter ATP-binding protein encodes MIEFIETTKEFQVGTSTVMALNHINLTIQKGDIFGVIGFSGAGKSTLIRTVNLLEEPTSGRVLVNGKELTTLTKRQLREEKKNIGMIFQHFNLLHSKTVYENVAMPLIISGVKKSNLEGQVKEVLAFVGLTDKADRYIDELSGGQKQRVGIARALVTKPTILLCDEATSALDPQTTKSILALLKKVNIEYGITILMITHEMEVIRDICNRVAVMENGRIIETGNVLEIFSTPREETTKNFVQSVVRDEISSSVYEQLKSIDATKKIYNLKFIGVDVGQPIVSQVAKKFAVDVNVLFGNITELQGIPFGHLIVELVGSDKEIQKAFLFIQAKNIQIEEVVARESEHTNHYRSGSRYAVHG; translated from the coding sequence ATGATTGAATTTATTGAAACAACAAAAGAGTTTCAGGTAGGAACATCAACAGTAATGGCACTAAATCATATCAATTTAACGATTCAGAAGGGGGATATTTTTGGTGTTATCGGCTTTAGTGGTGCTGGTAAAAGTACTTTGATTCGAACAGTAAATTTACTGGAGGAGCCAACGTCTGGGCGGGTGCTTGTAAATGGAAAAGAGTTAACAACGCTTACTAAAAGGCAGCTTCGTGAGGAGAAGAAAAATATCGGCATGATTTTTCAACACTTTAATCTCCTCCATTCTAAAACTGTATATGAAAATGTGGCAATGCCTTTAATCATAAGTGGTGTGAAAAAATCGAACTTGGAAGGTCAAGTGAAAGAGGTATTAGCATTTGTTGGCTTAACGGACAAGGCTGATCGCTATATTGACGAGCTATCGGGGGGGCAAAAACAAAGAGTCGGCATTGCTAGAGCACTCGTTACAAAACCGACAATCCTATTATGTGATGAAGCAACTTCTGCTCTTGACCCTCAAACGACCAAATCAATTTTAGCTTTACTAAAGAAGGTCAATATAGAATACGGTATTACGATTTTGATGATTACTCATGAAATGGAGGTTATTCGGGATATTTGTAATCGCGTGGCTGTCATGGAAAATGGAAGAATTATTGAGACAGGTAATGTACTTGAAATTTTTTCTACACCAAGAGAGGAGACAACCAAAAATTTTGTTCAATCGGTTGTTCGTGATGAAATATCATCATCTGTTTATGAGCAATTAAAAAGTATAGATGCTACTAAAAAAATATACAATTTAAAATTCATTGGAGTAGATGTTGGACAGCCAATTGTCTCACAGGTAGCGAAAAAATTTGCAGTAGATGTCAACGTTTTATTTGGCAATATCACAGAGCTACAGGGGATTCCATTCGGTCATTTAATTGTAGAGCTTGTTGGTTCTGATAAGGAAATACAAAAGGCATTTCTATTTATTCAGGCTAAAAATATTCAAATAGAGGAGGTTGTTGCACGTGAAAGTGAGCACACAAATCATTATCGAAGCGGTTCTCGATACGCTGTACATGGTTAG
- a CDS encoding collagenase-like protease yields the protein MKKPELLVTPQSLEHIKALLEAGADAFVIGEQQFGLRLAGEFSVDEVEEATKLIHAAGKKVYVAVNALFHNEKIDALADYLKEMQRIGVDRLIFGDPAVLIIRREQGVTIPLHWNPETTATNWFTANYWGKRGATRAVLARELSLDEVLEIKENAELEIEVQVHGMTCMFQSKRPLLGHYFLYQDKVMEIENRNENRNMFLHDDERNNKYPIYEDVNGTHIFSPNDMCIIDELGELFEGGIDALKIEGVLQTPEYVVTVTEAYRKAIDAYFDESEEAYEDIKDDLLAKIEEVQPAIRPLDTGFIFKETVY from the coding sequence ATGAAAAAACCGGAATTGCTTGTGACACCACAATCATTAGAACATATAAAAGCACTTTTAGAAGCTGGAGCAGATGCTTTTGTAATTGGTGAACAACAATTTGGTCTACGTCTAGCAGGAGAATTCTCTGTTGATGAAGTGGAAGAAGCAACGAAGCTTATTCACGCAGCAGGTAAAAAGGTTTATGTTGCAGTCAATGCACTTTTCCATAATGAAAAGATAGACGCCCTTGCTGACTATTTAAAAGAAATGCAGCGTATCGGTGTGGATCGTTTAATTTTCGGCGACCCAGCTGTATTAATTATTCGTCGTGAGCAAGGAGTAACAATTCCATTACATTGGAATCCAGAAACGACTGCTACAAACTGGTTTACAGCAAACTATTGGGGGAAACGCGGCGCAACTCGCGCAGTACTTGCACGTGAACTTTCACTAGATGAAGTGTTGGAAATAAAAGAAAATGCTGAACTAGAGATTGAAGTACAAGTCCATGGTATGACATGTATGTTCCAATCAAAGCGTCCATTATTGGGGCATTACTTCTTATATCAAGATAAAGTAATGGAAATTGAAAATCGTAATGAAAATCGTAACATGTTCCTACATGACGATGAGCGAAATAATAAATACCCAATTTATGAGGACGTTAATGGAACACATATTTTCAGTCCAAATGATATGTGTATTATTGATGAACTAGGTGAATTATTTGAGGGTGGCATTGATGCTCTGAAAATTGAGGGTGTACTGCAAACACCAGAATATGTGGTGACAGTAACAGAAGCCTATCGCAAAGCCATCGACGCTTATTTTGATGAGTCAGAAGAAGCATATGAAGATATAAAAGATGATTTATTAGCAAAAATTGAAGAGGTTCAGCCAGCCATCAGACCACTGGACACAGGCTTTATCTTCAAGGAAACAGTTTACTAA
- a CDS encoding methionine ABC transporter substrate-binding protein codes for MKKLNYLLGLFTLLFLLVACAEADENDTVKVGIRSSELKTWEYIKEQASEEDINLDLVTFSAQYDPNQALAEGEVDINAFQHVAYLNLFNTNNNSDLQAIGTTIMAPIGLYSNKYKSLDELKEGAKIAVPNDPSNWGRALLLLQENGLLTVTDNFDGNGGEDRIKDNPKNLTILPVDGATTPRVMEDADFAVINNGVAVEAGLLLKDAIIHESETAKPFINIIVAKAEDKNNETLKKIVEIYQRDETAKFIKEISNGNYIPVKMPLDELATWKDFYSY; via the coding sequence ATGAAAAAACTTAACTATTTATTAGGACTTTTTACATTACTATTTTTACTAGTGGCATGTGCAGAAGCAGATGAAAACGATACTGTGAAGGTCGGTATTCGTAGCTCAGAATTGAAAACCTGGGAGTATATTAAGGAACAGGCTAGCGAGGAAGATATTAATCTTGATTTAGTAACATTCTCTGCGCAATATGACCCAAATCAAGCGCTGGCAGAGGGAGAAGTAGATATTAATGCTTTTCAACATGTTGCGTATTTAAATTTATTTAATACGAACAACAACTCAGATTTACAGGCAATTGGCACAACAATAATGGCACCAATTGGCTTATATTCAAACAAATATAAATCGTTAGATGAACTAAAAGAAGGTGCAAAAATCGCGGTACCGAATGATCCTTCCAACTGGGGTAGAGCTTTACTGCTACTTCAGGAGAATGGACTACTAACAGTAACGGACAATTTTGATGGGAATGGTGGAGAAGATCGAATTAAAGATAATCCGAAAAACTTAACAATTTTGCCTGTTGATGGTGCTACAACGCCAAGGGTGATGGAGGACGCCGATTTTGCAGTTATTAATAATGGTGTTGCTGTAGAAGCTGGTCTTTTATTGAAAGATGCCATCATTCACGAGAGTGAAACAGCTAAGCCATTTATTAATATTATCGTGGCAAAGGCAGAGGACAAAAATAATGAAACATTGAAAAAAATAGTAGAAATTTATCAGCGTGATGAAACAGCTAAATTTATTAAAGAAATATCAAACGGTAACTATATTCCCGTGAAAATGCCACTGGATGAATTAGCAACATGGAAGGATTTCTATTCATATTAG
- a CDS encoding SAM-dependent methyltransferase has translation MELSEAYIQSFIQPRNELLLEMEAFAEENHVPIMQLAAIDALNQLLRIQNPSKILEIGTAIGYSALRMAEALPNVNIVTIERDSERVTRAKAYIKRSTVSDRITVIEGDALEVDDEAIQTAFDAVFIDAAKGQYQRFFEKYAPLVKSGGVLYIDNMYMHGLSDLDLKDVPRRKRTMIRNLKNFTEWILEHPDYTSAFLPVGDGLLLCLKR, from the coding sequence ATGGAATTATCAGAGGCATATATACAATCATTTATTCAACCACGTAATGAACTGCTTTTAGAAATGGAAGCATTTGCGGAGGAGAATCATGTACCGATTATGCAGCTTGCAGCTATCGATGCACTGAATCAACTGCTACGTATTCAAAATCCGTCAAAAATTTTAGAAATTGGTACTGCTATCGGTTATTCTGCACTAAGAATGGCAGAGGCTTTGCCAAATGTGAATATCGTTACAATAGAGCGGGATTCAGAGCGTGTGACAAGGGCCAAAGCTTATATTAAACGTTCAACCGTATCAGATCGAATTACGGTCATTGAAGGCGATGCTTTAGAGGTAGACGATGAGGCTATTCAAACAGCATTTGATGCAGTTTTTATCGATGCAGCTAAGGGACAATATCAGCGCTTTTTTGAAAAGTATGCCCCACTAGTGAAATCAGGGGGAGTCTTGTATATAGATAATATGTATATGCATGGCTTATCTGATTTAGATTTGAAGGATGTTCCACGTCGTAAGCGTACAATGATTCGCAATTTAAAAAACTTCACGGAATGGATATTGGAGCACCCCGATTATACAAGTGCTTTTTTACCAGTCGGTGACGGTTTATTACTATGTTTGAAGAGGTGA
- a CDS encoding transcription elongation factor GreA, producing MANEKQYPMTAEGKRKLEDELVKLETETRKEIVERIKIARDFGDLSENAEYDSAKEEQAFLEGRISTLKSMIRNAVIISEDETDNSVVSLGKTVTFVEIINGKPSTEEESYTIVGSAEADPMEFRISNESPIAKGLLGRAEGEEVAVQTPGGEMKVKILSIK from the coding sequence TTGGCAAATGAAAAACAATACCCAATGACTGCTGAGGGTAAACGAAAATTAGAAGATGAATTAGTGAAATTAGAAACGGAAACACGTAAGGAAATCGTAGAACGTATTAAAATTGCACGTGATTTCGGAGATCTTTCTGAAAATGCTGAGTATGATTCAGCAAAAGAAGAACAAGCCTTTTTAGAAGGACGCATTTCTACATTAAAATCAATGATTCGTAACGCGGTAATTATTTCTGAGGATGAAACTGACAACAGTGTAGTATCACTTGGGAAAACGGTTACATTTGTAGAAATCATTAATGGTAAACCATCAACTGAAGAGGAATCATATACAATTGTAGGTTCAGCTGAAGCGGATCCAATGGAATTCCGTATTTCTAATGAATCACCAATCGCAAAAGGCTTACTTGGCCGTGCTGAGGGTGAAGAGGTTGCTGTACAAACACCAGGCGGCGAAATGAAGGTTAAGATTCTTTCTATAAAATAA
- a CDS encoding collagenase-like protease, with protein sequence MALTLVQNDKIREIVDGKRVITKKPELLAPAGSLEKLKIAVHYGADAVFIGGQEFGLRSNADNFSIEEMREGVAFANKYGAKIYVTTNIFAHNENMGGLEQYLKDIESAGVTGIIVADPLIIETCRTAAPKLEIHLSTQQSLSNWKAVQYWKEEGLHRVVLAREVGGEEMQLMKEKVDIEIEAFVHGAMCIAYSGRCVLSNHMTARDSNRGGCCQSCRWDYDLYELEDGEEKALFDDNHAPFAMSPKDLKLIEAIPHMIELGIDSLKVEGRMKSIHYVATVVSVYRKVIDAYCADPDNFNIKREWLEELDKCANRDTAEAFFHDAPGLEEQMFGVHGRKTTYEFAGLILDHDLESKIVTMQQRNYFKPGDEVEFFGPEIENFCLTMGEIWDEDGNSLDAARHPLQIVKFKCDTPLKPHNMMRKENN encoded by the coding sequence ATGGCATTAACGTTAGTACAAAATGACAAAATCCGTGAGATTGTCGATGGTAAACGTGTCATTACAAAAAAACCAGAGCTGCTTGCCCCAGCAGGTAGCTTAGAGAAATTAAAAATAGCTGTTCATTATGGAGCAGATGCTGTATTTATTGGCGGGCAAGAATTTGGTTTACGTTCAAATGCAGATAATTTTTCTATTGAGGAAATGCGTGAGGGAGTAGCATTCGCCAATAAATACGGTGCGAAAATTTATGTTACGACAAATATTTTTGCTCATAATGAAAATATGGGCGGCTTAGAGCAATATTTAAAGGATATTGAATCAGCAGGTGTTACAGGTATTATCGTAGCAGACCCTCTGATCATTGAAACATGCCGCACAGCTGCACCAAAGCTTGAAATTCACCTTTCTACACAGCAATCGCTTTCAAACTGGAAGGCGGTACAGTATTGGAAAGAGGAAGGTTTACATCGAGTAGTGTTAGCCCGTGAAGTAGGCGGCGAAGAAATGCAGCTGATGAAGGAAAAGGTTGATATTGAAATTGAGGCATTCGTACATGGAGCGATGTGTATCGCTTATTCTGGTCGTTGTGTGCTTTCCAATCATATGACTGCTCGTGACTCCAACCGCGGTGGCTGCTGCCAATCTTGTCGCTGGGACTACGATTTATATGAATTAGAAGATGGCGAAGAAAAAGCGCTATTTGATGACAACCATGCACCTTTTGCTATGAGTCCAAAAGATTTAAAGTTAATCGAAGCTATTCCTCATATGATTGAGCTTGGCATTGATTCGTTAAAAGTTGAAGGTCGCATGAAATCCATTCACTACGTGGCTACAGTTGTTTCCGTGTATCGTAAAGTAATTGATGCCTATTGCGCAGATCCTGATAATTTCAACATTAAACGTGAATGGCTAGAGGAGTTAGATAAATGTGCAAACCGTGATACGGCTGAGGCATTCTTCCATGATGCACCTGGCTTAGAGGAGCAAATGTTTGGTGTTCATGGCCGTAAAACAACATATGAATTTGCTGGTTTAATTTTAGACCATGACTTAGAGTCAAAAATTGTCACAATGCAGCAACGAAATTATTTTAAGCCTGGTGATGAAGTAGAGTTCTTTGGTCCTGAAATCGAAAACTTCTGTTTAACAATGGGAGAAATATGGGATGAGGACGGTAATAGCTTAGATGCAGCCCGTCATCCATTACAAATTGTTAAATTTAAATGTGATACACCATTAAAACCGCATAACATGATGCGAAAGGAGAATAATTAA
- a CDS encoding methionine ABC transporter permease, protein MKVSTQIIIEAVLDTLYMVSISLFFGAILGFILGVVLVVTRKGHILENKIIFSIVNPIVNTLRSIPFIILLVAIIPCTRLLVGTAIGTTAAIVPLVLHIGPYISRLIENSLLEVDEGIIEAAKAMGASPVQIIRKFLLPEAFPSLILSVTTATIGLIGATAMAGAVGGGGLGDVAITYGYQRFDNATILITVVILVVLVQIIQSIGNSLERKIRRVS, encoded by the coding sequence GTGAAAGTGAGCACACAAATCATTATCGAAGCGGTTCTCGATACGCTGTACATGGTTAGCATTTCGTTATTTTTTGGTGCCATTTTAGGCTTTATTTTAGGCGTAGTCTTAGTTGTAACGAGAAAAGGGCATATTCTTGAAAATAAAATAATCTTCTCGATTGTCAATCCGATTGTCAATACACTGCGCTCCATTCCGTTCATTATTTTACTTGTTGCAATTATTCCATGTACTCGATTACTCGTTGGAACTGCAATTGGAACGACAGCTGCCATTGTGCCGCTAGTTTTGCATATTGGGCCTTATATATCAAGATTAATAGAAAATTCATTATTAGAGGTGGATGAGGGCATTATTGAAGCAGCAAAAGCAATGGGAGCCTCCCCAGTTCAAATTATACGAAAGTTTCTATTGCCTGAAGCTTTTCCATCTTTAATCCTAAGTGTCACGACTGCAACGATAGGGCTTATTGGTGCGACGGCCATGGCAGGAGCTGTTGGAGGCGGCGGCCTAGGGGATGTCGCCATTACTTATGGCTATCAGCGCTTTGATAATGCGACGATTTTGATAACCGTGGTTATCTTAGTTGTACTTGTACAGATTATTCAAAGCATCGGCAACAGTCTTGAACGAAAAATACGCAGAGTTTCTTAA
- a CDS encoding 5'-methylthioadenosine/S-adenosylhomocysteine nucleosidase (enables the cleavage of the glycosidic bond in both 5'-methylthioadenosine and S-adenosylhomocysteine) has protein sequence MKIAVIGAMEEEVELLRASLEDGKSTTIAGSEYTTGIYDGKEVVLLKSGIGKVNAAMSTTILLHEFKPDVVINTGSAGGYDEALEVGAVVISDEVRHHDVDVTIFGYEIGQMAGMPAAYKSDEKLMKVAEEAVKAVGEHQFGIGLICSGDAFMNDPVRVEAVRHHFPQMKAVEMEAAAVAQVCYQFGTPFVVIRALSDIAGKKSNISFDEFLPVAAKHSTQIVLKAIEML, from the coding sequence ATGAAAATTGCAGTAATTGGCGCAATGGAAGAAGAAGTAGAGCTACTACGAGCATCATTAGAAGATGGAAAAAGTACAACAATTGCAGGTAGTGAATATACAACAGGAATCTATGATGGCAAAGAGGTTGTGTTATTAAAAAGCGGCATTGGTAAAGTAAATGCTGCGATGTCAACTACGATTCTCTTACATGAATTCAAACCAGATGTAGTCATTAATACTGGCTCAGCTGGAGGTTATGATGAGGCTCTTGAAGTAGGAGCAGTTGTCATTTCAGATGAGGTTCGTCATCATGATGTAGATGTGACAATTTTCGGCTATGAGATTGGACAGATGGCTGGAATGCCAGCAGCTTATAAATCAGATGAAAAGCTAATGAAAGTGGCGGAAGAGGCTGTAAAGGCAGTTGGAGAGCATCAATTTGGTATTGGGTTAATTTGCTCAGGAGATGCTTTTATGAATGATCCAGTGCGTGTAGAAGCTGTACGTCATCATTTCCCACAAATGAAGGCAGTTGAAATGGAAGCAGCGGCTGTTGCGCAAGTGTGTTATCAGTTCGGGACACCATTTGTAGTAATCCGTGCTTTATCTGATATCGCAGGGAAAAAATCCAATATTAGCTTCGATGAATTTTTACCTGTAGCTGCAAAACATTCAACACAAATTGTCTTAAAAGCAATTGAAATGTTATAA
- a CDS encoding LLM class flavin-dependent oxidoreductase: MTKKREIKLALYLIGAGMHIAAWKHPSAQADASINIKALQKAAQIAEKGKFDIAFVADSLAINHESHPHILNRFDPLIQITALAAATTKIGLGATASTTYSEPYVLARQLMSIDHISNGRVAWNLVTTADATGETALNFSRDKHWEHDHRYERAEEFIDVVQSLWDSWEDDAFLYDRDNNIFYDRHKVHETSFKGNYLSVKGPLNIARSVQGQPVIVEAGASKPGQQLAARTAEVVFVHWDEIEKSKEHYRQLKAQLAPFGRTEEELLVLQGISPIVGDTEEEAIRKFNELQSLIDPYESLKFVSGYMGNVDFSKYPLDTPAIEVEFPEVNSIQSHFYEHLEIIKKENLKVGDLYARLFGPAKRDAFVGTPTQIADEMERWVTERAVDGFMLQFPLLPRDLEDFVDKVVPILQERGIYRKDYTGTTLREHLGLKKPLNRFAKSKVTQG, from the coding sequence ATGACTAAGAAAAGAGAAATAAAGCTAGCCCTATATTTAATTGGAGCAGGTATGCATATTGCTGCATGGAAGCACCCATCTGCTCAAGCGGATGCAAGCATCAATATTAAAGCATTACAAAAAGCAGCTCAGATTGCGGAAAAAGGAAAGTTTGATATAGCTTTTGTTGCAGACAGTTTAGCCATCAATCATGAATCACATCCGCATATTTTAAATCGCTTTGATCCATTAATTCAAATTACGGCTTTAGCAGCAGCAACTACAAAAATTGGACTTGGTGCAACAGCTTCAACTACATACAGTGAGCCATATGTGCTAGCAAGGCAATTGATGTCCATCGATCATATAAGCAATGGGAGAGTTGCTTGGAATTTAGTGACTACAGCAGATGCTACAGGAGAAACGGCTTTAAATTTCAGTCGTGACAAGCATTGGGAGCACGATCATCGCTATGAACGTGCAGAGGAGTTTATCGATGTTGTTCAGTCATTATGGGATTCATGGGAGGACGATGCTTTTCTCTATGATCGAGACAATAATATTTTTTATGATCGTCATAAAGTGCATGAAACATCATTTAAGGGCAACTATTTATCTGTCAAAGGTCCGTTAAATATTGCTCGTTCTGTACAGGGGCAGCCTGTAATTGTGGAGGCTGGTGCATCTAAACCAGGACAACAATTAGCTGCACGAACAGCAGAAGTTGTATTTGTCCATTGGGATGAAATTGAAAAATCGAAAGAACACTATCGTCAATTAAAGGCACAGCTTGCTCCATTTGGACGTACAGAGGAGGAACTTCTTGTTTTACAGGGAATTTCTCCAATTGTGGGTGATACAGAGGAGGAGGCGATCCGTAAATTTAATGAATTACAGTCGTTAATTGATCCATACGAAAGCTTAAAATTTGTTTCTGGGTATATGGGGAATGTTGACTTTTCAAAGTATCCGCTTGATACACCAGCTATCGAAGTGGAATTTCCAGAAGTCAATAGTATTCAAAGTCATTTCTATGAGCACTTAGAGATTATTAAAAAAGAAAATTTAAAAGTTGGCGATTTATATGCGCGCCTATTTGGACCTGCAAAGCGTGATGCTTTTGTCGGAACACCGACACAAATTGCAGATGAGATGGAACGTTGGGTTACAGAACGAGCAGTGGATGGCTTTATGCTGCAGTTTCCATTATTACCACGCGATTTAGAGGATTTTGTTGACAAGGTTGTACCGATTCTACAAGAGCGAGGCATTTATCGTAAAGATTATACAGGCACAACGTTAAGAGAGCATTTAGGATTGAAAAAGCCGCTGAATCGTTTTGCTAAAAGTAAGGTGACACAAGGATGA